One stretch of Corynebacterium callunae DSM 20147 DNA includes these proteins:
- a CDS encoding bile acid:sodium symporter family protein, with product MLARLKRLDPLIVLIVLAVIIAIIIPVRGVAAEWFDIAVKIAIAVLFFLYGARLSTQEALNGLKHWRLHVTILLITFVIFPLIGIGLEPLTFFISDDIYKGILFLTLVPSTVQSSVAFTSIAKGNVAGAIVAASLSNLVGVFITPLLVMLIMSAGGGVHVDPKVFLDIAVQLLLPFILGQLCRRWVKNFAAKKATKIVDRGSIAMVVYSAFSAGVVGGVWSTVQPWEVLFLIVFAAVMVSAMLWFTMFVATRIGFNRADSIAIQFCGTKKSLATGLPMAAVIFGGANIGLLILPLMIFHQVQLMICAWLAARYGKDAQEQKAQV from the coding sequence ATGCTTGCACGCCTAAAACGATTAGACCCCCTCATTGTCCTGATTGTGCTGGCAGTCATCATTGCAATCATCATCCCGGTACGCGGCGTCGCTGCTGAATGGTTTGATATCGCAGTGAAGATCGCCATTGCAGTCCTCTTCTTTCTTTATGGTGCCCGCCTATCGACGCAAGAGGCCCTCAACGGCCTCAAGCATTGGCGTTTGCATGTCACCATTTTGCTCATCACTTTTGTCATTTTCCCGCTCATCGGCATCGGCCTCGAGCCGCTTACATTCTTCATCTCCGATGATATTTACAAGGGAATCCTCTTCCTGACGCTCGTTCCTTCAACCGTGCAGTCCTCGGTGGCGTTTACCTCCATCGCCAAGGGAAATGTGGCGGGTGCGATTGTGGCGGCGTCACTTTCCAATCTGGTTGGAGTGTTTATTACACCATTGCTGGTCATGCTCATCATGTCTGCCGGCGGGGGAGTACATGTTGATCCAAAGGTCTTCCTCGACATCGCTGTCCAACTGCTTTTGCCCTTCATTTTGGGACAGCTGTGCAGGCGCTGGGTAAAGAACTTTGCAGCTAAGAAGGCCACCAAAATCGTTGACCGCGGCTCGATTGCCATGGTCGTTTATTCAGCGTTTTCTGCAGGCGTGGTGGGAGGAGTTTGGTCTACCGTTCAACCATGGGAAGTCCTCTTCCTTATCGTCTTCGCAGCCGTAATGGTGAGTGCGATGTTGTGGTTCACCATGTTTGTGGCAACTCGCATTGGATTTAACCGTGCAGATTCTATTGCTATTCAGTTCTGTGGCACCAAGAAATCACTAGCTACTGGTTTGCCAATGGCGGCAGTTATCTTCGGTGGCGCCAATATTGGCCTCCTCATCTTGCCCCTGATGATCTTCCACCAGGTACAGTTGATGATCTGTGCTTGGCTGGCTGCTCGTTATGGCAAGGACGCTCAGGAGCAAAAAGCTCAAGTTTAA
- a CDS encoding peptide MFS transporter, with protein sequence MNTDTSKGGVVPEPTEPSSGSVATDAHREKQFFGQPWGLANLFGVEMWERFSFYGMQSILAFYLYYSVTEGGLGMDQTAALSIVGAYGGFVYMTSLVASFLADRVFGSEKTLFYSAIVVMIGHLALALIPGYVGLSIGLVLIGLGSGGVKTAAQVVLGQLYSHTDPRRDAGFSIFYMGVNIGGLFGPLITNAIWGWGGFHWGFGIAAVGMALGLIQYVAMRKTTIGAAGHDVPNPLPKSQYAAWLIGALVVVAIVVALVATGIIKLEWLSNITALIALIAAIGLLAQMYTSPLTSAAEKSRLLGFIPMFIGGVLFFAIFQTQFTVLAVYSDTRLDRNFFGIDLPPGLINSFNPIFIIVFSGIFATLWTKLGAKQWSTAVKFGVANIVIGVALFFFLPFAGGGDNSTPMALIIWVYFLFTIAELLLSPVGNSLATKVAPAAFQSRMFAVWLMAVSMGTSLSGTLGGYYDPTDAGAEKTFFITVGVITIIIGLVIIASKNWVLKKFIDVR encoded by the coding sequence ATGAATACCGACACAAGCAAAGGTGGTGTGGTACCGGAGCCTACTGAACCTAGTAGTGGTTCTGTAGCTACTGACGCTCACCGCGAGAAACAGTTCTTTGGCCAGCCATGGGGCCTGGCCAACCTCTTCGGCGTGGAAATGTGGGAGCGCTTCAGCTTCTACGGCATGCAGTCCATCCTCGCCTTCTACCTCTACTACTCAGTCACCGAAGGTGGCCTGGGTATGGATCAAACGGCAGCTCTTTCCATCGTGGGTGCCTACGGCGGATTTGTCTACATGACGTCCCTGGTGGCTTCCTTCTTGGCAGACCGTGTATTCGGTTCTGAGAAGACCCTCTTCTACTCCGCCATCGTCGTCATGATTGGCCACCTCGCGCTGGCACTCATCCCGGGCTATGTTGGCCTCTCCATCGGCCTGGTCCTCATCGGCCTAGGTTCCGGTGGCGTTAAGACTGCGGCTCAGGTTGTGCTCGGTCAGCTGTACTCCCACACTGACCCTCGTCGCGATGCAGGTTTCTCCATCTTCTACATGGGTGTCAACATCGGTGGCCTCTTCGGACCACTGATCACCAACGCTATCTGGGGCTGGGGTGGTTTCCACTGGGGCTTCGGTATCGCAGCAGTTGGTATGGCGCTCGGCCTTATCCAGTACGTTGCAATGCGTAAGACCACTATTGGCGCTGCTGGACACGATGTTCCAAACCCACTTCCAAAGAGCCAGTACGCCGCCTGGCTTATCGGCGCTCTCGTCGTTGTGGCCATCGTTGTTGCTTTGGTTGCCACCGGCATTATCAAGCTGGAATGGCTCTCTAACATCACCGCGCTTATCGCTTTGATTGCAGCTATCGGCCTGCTTGCTCAGATGTACACCTCCCCTCTCACCAGCGCTGCCGAGAAGTCTCGCCTGCTGGGCTTCATCCCAATGTTCATTGGTGGTGTGCTCTTCTTCGCGATCTTCCAGACTCAGTTCACTGTTTTGGCTGTGTACTCCGACACTCGTTTGGACCGCAACTTCTTCGGAATTGATCTGCCCCCAGGATTGATCAACTCCTTCAACCCAATCTTTATCATCGTCTTCTCTGGTATCTTCGCCACCTTGTGGACCAAGCTGGGCGCTAAGCAGTGGTCTACCGCAGTGAAGTTCGGTGTGGCAAATATCGTCATCGGTGTTGCCTTGTTCTTCTTCCTGCCTTTCGCAGGCGGCGGAGACAACTCCACTCCAATGGCTTTGATTATCTGGGTCTACTTCCTCTTCACCATCGCCGAGCTCCTGCTCTCCCCGGTTGGCAACTCCCTTGCCACCAAGGTCGCTCCAGCGGCCTTCCAGTCTCGCATGTTCGCAGTGTGGCTGATGGCAGTCTCCATGGGTACTTCCCTCTCCGGCACCCTCGGCGGTTACTACGACCCCACCGACGCTGGCGCTGAGAAGACCTTCTTCATCACCGTTGGTGTTATCACCATCATCATTGGTCTTGTGATCATTGCATCCAAGAACTGGGTCCTGAAGAAGTTTATCGACGTCCGCTAA
- a CDS encoding NADH:flavin oxidoreductase/NADH oxidase, whose product MTSLLSPITLRSLEISNRIWLAPMCQYQVDKNDGVPHEWHLVHYGARAVGGFGLLIAESTGVSPEGRISPNCTGLWNDEQVVAWKKITNFVHSQGAKMGVQLNHAGRKASTYPWLPGVPNGTQSEAEGGWQTFAPSAVAQEGLDTPQELTIDGIKKVVADFAAAAQRAVEAGFDVIEIHGAHGYLLHQFLSPISNKRTDEYGGSFENRTRLFREVATAIRSVIPEGMPLVARISATDWIDDEPSWDGDQTVKLVADLKELGVDAVDISTGGVAAARIPVGPSYQVEFARQVKQEVGIPTSAVGMITEAQQAQQHLDNGDADIITIGRAALREPSWPLKAAHQLGLKTEEIHYPRSYWRGVW is encoded by the coding sequence ATGACTTCACTCCTCTCCCCTATCACTCTGCGGTCCCTAGAGATCTCAAATCGAATTTGGCTGGCGCCGATGTGTCAGTATCAAGTTGATAAAAATGACGGTGTTCCTCATGAGTGGCATCTGGTTCATTATGGTGCTCGAGCTGTCGGAGGGTTTGGATTACTCATTGCAGAGTCCACTGGTGTCAGTCCCGAAGGTCGAATCTCCCCCAATTGCACTGGGCTGTGGAATGATGAGCAAGTTGTTGCCTGGAAGAAAATTACAAATTTTGTACATTCTCAGGGAGCAAAAATGGGAGTTCAATTAAATCACGCCGGCCGTAAGGCAAGCACCTATCCTTGGCTCCCTGGCGTCCCCAATGGCACTCAATCGGAGGCAGAAGGTGGATGGCAGACCTTCGCTCCTAGTGCGGTGGCCCAAGAAGGATTGGATACGCCACAAGAATTGACCATTGATGGGATTAAGAAAGTCGTCGCTGATTTTGCTGCTGCAGCACAGCGTGCAGTTGAAGCGGGATTTGATGTCATCGAAATCCACGGTGCGCATGGATACCTTTTGCACCAATTCTTAAGCCCCATCTCCAATAAGCGCACCGACGAATATGGCGGCAGTTTTGAAAACCGCACTCGCCTCTTCCGTGAGGTGGCCACTGCGATTCGAAGCGTCATCCCAGAAGGCATGCCACTGGTTGCTCGCATCTCAGCCACGGATTGGATTGATGATGAACCTTCCTGGGATGGCGATCAAACCGTCAAGCTTGTAGCTGATCTCAAGGAGCTTGGTGTAGATGCTGTCGATATCTCAACCGGCGGTGTGGCAGCAGCTCGCATTCCGGTTGGTCCAAGCTATCAGGTCGAATTTGCGCGACAGGTTAAGCAAGAAGTTGGAATCCCGACTTCTGCCGTGGGCATGATTACTGAGGCTCAGCAAGCGCAGCAGCACCTAGATAATGGCGATGCGGATATCATTACCATTGGTCGCGCGGCTCTAAGGGAGCCTTCTTGGCCGCTAAAGGCAGCTCATCAATTAGGGCTTAAAACTGAAGAGATCCACTACCCTCGTTCCTACTGGCGCGGAGTCTGGTAA
- a CDS encoding SDR family oxidoreductase: protein MKSIFISGAAQGIGRAVAEKFLLEGWQVGAYDIASIEYEHLNLHKGRLDVTKAEEWESALADFAAVTGGTIDVVDNNAGIIIDGPLAKAEEGDVEKLIAVNVAGVTLGARAAHPYLKRTPGAHLVNMASASAVYGQPNIAVYSASKFYVVGLTESLELEWRRDGIRVVDIWPLWAKTSLAQVDAASTRRLGVRITPEQVAEAVWAAVHPKNRWARGKVHYGVSALDKALYVAKSLAPDRMTRFLTKIVAG, encoded by the coding sequence ATGAAATCGATATTTATTTCCGGAGCAGCCCAAGGAATCGGCCGTGCAGTAGCAGAAAAGTTTCTTTTGGAGGGATGGCAAGTAGGCGCATACGACATTGCGAGCATCGAATATGAACATCTCAACCTCCACAAGGGACGGCTCGATGTCACTAAAGCCGAGGAGTGGGAGAGTGCTCTTGCGGACTTCGCTGCAGTTACTGGCGGAACCATTGATGTGGTGGACAACAATGCAGGAATCATTATAGATGGGCCTCTTGCCAAAGCCGAGGAAGGCGACGTCGAAAAGCTTATTGCAGTAAACGTGGCCGGAGTGACTCTTGGTGCCCGCGCGGCGCACCCCTATTTGAAGCGCACGCCGGGCGCACATCTGGTGAATATGGCTTCGGCATCGGCAGTTTATGGGCAGCCGAATATTGCGGTGTATTCCGCCAGTAAGTTTTATGTGGTGGGTTTGACGGAGTCTTTGGAATTGGAGTGGCGCCGTGATGGCATCCGAGTCGTTGATATTTGGCCACTGTGGGCGAAGACTTCGCTGGCGCAGGTTGACGCTGCGTCGACGCGCCGTTTAGGAGTGCGGATTACGCCGGAACAGGTTGCGGAGGCCGTGTGGGCGGCGGTGCATCCGAAGAATCGCTGGGCGCGGGGCAAGGTTCATTATGGGGTTTCTGCGCTGGATAAGGCTTTGTATGTGGCGAAGTCCTTGGCGCCAGACCGCATGACGCGCTTTTTGACCAAGATTGTGGCTGGGTAA
- a CDS encoding Rieske (2Fe-2S) protein, whose translation MTESALPCSRRTFLLGTATTFAGAFLAACGTSPNNEVAATDVPVGSAVALETVIIAQPTAGHYVAYSATCPHAGSRITKVDGDTVQCLNHNSVFKISDGSVVSGPAQTGLKAATLTQNGDTLSATES comes from the coding sequence ATGACTGAATCCGCCCTTCCTTGCAGCCGCCGTACCTTCCTCCTGGGTACCGCTACCACCTTCGCAGGCGCATTCCTCGCTGCCTGTGGCACCAGCCCCAATAATGAAGTTGCTGCCACGGATGTTCCCGTGGGCAGCGCTGTGGCCCTCGAGACCGTCATCATTGCGCAACCTACAGCGGGCCATTATGTTGCTTACTCAGCTACCTGCCCGCATGCCGGAAGTCGTATCACCAAGGTTGACGGCGATACCGTGCAATGCCTAAACCACAATTCCGTCTTCAAGATTTCTGACGGCTCTGTTGTTTCCGGACCCGCCCAAACTGGCCTCAAAGCCGCAACCCTCACCCAAAATGGAGACACACTCAGCGCCACCGAGTCTTAG
- a CDS encoding globin domain-containing protein, with protein sequence MFTQQAPNTARAQLSEGNVEIIRQTLPVIGAHINEITPVFYRTMFANHPELIADTFNRGNQRSGEQQKALAASIATFATMLVDENAPDPVEMLSRIGHKHVSLGITADQYQIVHDNLFSAIVEVLGEAITPEIAGAWDEVYWLMANILISFENDLYSSAGVAAGDVFIKAELKEKTQLSPLVTEYTFSGQGFEKALPGQYTSIGVTLPDGARQLRQYSLIKTDENSFSIAVQKDGEVSNFLLENVDLSDVVDATLPAGDLVLEDNAAPLVLVSQGIGSTPMTGMLSHLVATQNPLDREVVVLHADANEAEYAQRENTNNLVAALSERGKATHIATFREQDELLNLDQLFQEGKVPAEAQWYLCGGNTFLQDIREQLEKNTKLAPTSIHFELFSPNDWLVS encoded by the coding sequence ATGTTTACTCAGCAAGCTCCCAACACTGCCCGCGCTCAGCTCTCTGAGGGGAATGTGGAAATCATCCGCCAGACTCTTCCAGTGATTGGCGCACACATCAATGAGATCACCCCGGTCTTCTATCGCACGATGTTTGCCAATCACCCAGAGTTAATTGCCGACACTTTCAACCGCGGTAACCAGCGTTCCGGCGAGCAGCAGAAGGCGTTGGCCGCCTCTATCGCCACCTTCGCCACGATGCTTGTTGATGAAAACGCACCCGATCCAGTAGAAATGCTTTCCCGAATTGGCCACAAGCACGTATCCCTCGGCATCACCGCAGACCAGTACCAGATTGTCCACGACAACCTTTTCTCAGCCATCGTCGAAGTGCTCGGCGAGGCTATTACCCCAGAGATCGCCGGCGCCTGGGATGAGGTTTATTGGCTCATGGCCAACATTCTTATCAGCTTTGAAAATGATCTCTACAGCTCCGCTGGGGTAGCAGCGGGCGACGTCTTTATCAAGGCGGAACTAAAGGAAAAGACTCAACTAAGCCCACTAGTCACTGAGTACACCTTCTCCGGCCAAGGTTTTGAAAAGGCGCTTCCAGGCCAGTACACCTCCATTGGTGTGACGCTTCCTGACGGTGCTCGTCAGCTTCGGCAATATTCCCTCATCAAGACTGACGAGAATTCTTTTTCCATTGCAGTCCAAAAGGACGGCGAAGTATCCAACTTCCTTCTGGAAAACGTTGACCTCAGCGACGTTGTAGACGCAACCCTGCCAGCTGGCGATCTAGTCCTAGAAGACAATGCAGCACCACTCGTTCTTGTCAGCCAGGGCATCGGTTCCACTCCAATGACCGGAATGCTTTCCCACTTGGTGGCAACTCAGAACCCACTCGACCGTGAAGTTGTTGTCCTTCACGCCGATGCAAACGAAGCTGAATACGCTCAGCGTGAGAACACTAACAATCTTGTCGCAGCACTGTCCGAGCGTGGCAAAGCCACCCACATCGCCACTTTCCGCGAGCAGGATGAATTACTCAACTTGGACCAGCTCTTCCAAGAAGGCAAGGTTCCAGCAGAAGCTCAGTGGTACCTCTGCGGTGGAAACACCTTCCTGCAGGACATCCGCGAGCAATTAGAAAAGAACACCAAGCTTGCCCCTACAAGCATCCACTTTGAACTCTTCAGCCCTAACGACTGGCTGGTTAGCTAA
- a CDS encoding RrF2 family transcriptional regulator, with amino-acid sequence MHLTTFADLGLRSMMILGDLPAGQRLTISELAKATNASDNHLARVVAKLVDMELVTSIRGRNGGVHLPDSARGASVGQILRELEGPGEVVDCQGAKPCPLAAHDCKLRHRLAAAREAFFAELDGDTIGDLIRVNRVAAQPNSEEAHGSSTSLGLPTLWNN; translated from the coding sequence ATGCACTTGACCACCTTTGCTGATCTTGGACTTCGGTCCATGATGATCTTGGGAGATCTGCCGGCAGGGCAGCGCCTCACGATCTCAGAATTAGCAAAGGCAACCAATGCCTCGGACAACCATCTTGCGCGCGTCGTCGCCAAGTTAGTGGACATGGAATTGGTGACTTCCATTCGTGGAAGAAACGGTGGAGTGCATCTGCCAGACTCGGCCCGTGGGGCAAGCGTGGGGCAGATCCTCCGAGAACTTGAAGGCCCCGGGGAAGTGGTGGACTGCCAAGGTGCAAAGCCGTGCCCCTTGGCAGCACATGACTGCAAGTTGCGCCATCGATTGGCCGCAGCGCGGGAAGCCTTCTTTGCTGAACTTGATGGAGACACCATCGGAGATCTGATTCGCGTCAATCGTGTGGCAGCACAGCCTAATTCCGAGGAAGCCCACGGTTCCTCTACTTCTCTAGGTCTACCCACCTTGTGGAATAACTAG
- a CDS encoding DUF1684 domain-containing protein, translated as MISIREKTLTFDEHAWATWHQERIKAASSPLGPTSLIATRWISATTLSNAHEFPNLPGRWYRRGGGVVGIHLPPSFTTTGTLQILPGEIAQTTSFNLAIAERIGEIALEVYDRQSPAETRFRTIETYPPAAHWQLRARFYPQAESVNLTAADGLIVPTPTVGWVVFEKEGREFRLRVCNVGQRLRAVFSDKTTSQGVFRFRCLDIEAPDINGETVVDFNRAYLPAVAFSEHFLCAGPSIANGLNLEVEAGEKWVVGDF; from the coding sequence ATGATCAGCATTCGAGAAAAGACCTTAACTTTTGACGAGCACGCATGGGCCACATGGCATCAAGAAAGAATTAAGGCGGCATCTAGCCCACTTGGCCCTACAAGTCTGATTGCCACCCGCTGGATTAGTGCTACTACGTTGTCTAACGCTCACGAGTTTCCCAACCTGCCGGGACGCTGGTATCGCCGAGGCGGGGGAGTAGTGGGAATTCACCTTCCACCGTCTTTTACAACAACTGGCACACTACAAATCCTGCCCGGGGAAATTGCCCAAACCACGTCATTTAACCTCGCCATTGCTGAGCGTATCGGAGAAATCGCACTGGAAGTTTATGATCGACAATCTCCAGCGGAGACAAGGTTTAGGACCATCGAGACTTATCCTCCAGCTGCTCATTGGCAGCTACGAGCACGCTTTTATCCCCAGGCAGAAAGTGTTAATCTCACTGCCGCGGATGGCCTTATAGTGCCTACCCCAACCGTGGGTTGGGTGGTTTTTGAGAAGGAGGGACGCGAATTCCGTTTGAGAGTGTGCAATGTGGGACAAAGATTGCGAGCGGTTTTTAGCGATAAGACGACGTCTCAAGGTGTATTTCGCTTTAGATGTTTAGATATTGAAGCTCCCGACATTAATGGTGAGACCGTCGTGGACTTTAATCGGGCTTATCTACCCGCGGTCGCTTTTAGTGAGCACTTCTTATGTGCCGGCCCTTCCATCGCAAATGGACTTAACCTCGAGGTTGAAGCTGGTGAAAAGTGGGTGGTGGGAGATTTTTGA